A single genomic interval of Cervus elaphus chromosome 19, mCerEla1.1, whole genome shotgun sequence harbors:
- the FAM131A gene encoding protein FAM131A isoform X3: protein MLPKSRRALTIQEIAALARSSLHGISQVVKDHVTKPTAMAQGRVAHLIEWKGWSKPSDSPAALESAFSSYSDLSEGEQEARFAAGVAEQFAIAEAKLRAWSSVDGEDSTDESYDEDFAGGTDSDLAGQLPLGPHFQDLFTGHRFSRPVRQGSVEPESDCSQTVSPETLCSSLCSLEDGLLGSPARLASQLLGDELLLAKLPPSRESAFRSLGPLEAQDSLYNSPLTESCLSPAEEEPAPCKDCQPLCLPPASSWERQRQASDVASSGVVSLDEDEVEPEEQ from the exons ATGCTGCCCAAGTCCCGGAGAGCCCTAACTATCCAGGAGATTGCTGCGCTGGCCAGATCCTCGCTGCATG GtatttcccaggtggtgaaggACCACGTGACCAAGcccactgccatggcccagggcCGAGTGGCTCACCTCATTGAGTGGAAGGGTTGGAGCAAGCCAAGTGACTCGCCTGCTGCCCTGGAATCAGCCTTTTCCTCCTATTCGGACCTCAGTGAGGGTGAACAGGAGGCTCGCTTTGCAGCAG GAGTGGCTGAGCAATTCGCCATTGCAGAAGCCAAGCTCCGGGCATGGTCTTCGGTGGACGGCGAGGACTCCACTGATGAATCCTATGATGAAGACTTTGCTGGGGGAACTGACTCAG ACCTGGCTGGGCAACTGCCCCTGGGGCCCCACTTCCAGGACCTCTTCACCGGCCACAGATTCTCCCGGCCTGTGCGCCAGGGCTCCGTGGAACCTGAGAGCGACTGCTCGCAGACCGTGTCCCCAGAGACCCTGTGCTCTAGTCTCTGCAGCCTGGAGGACGGGTTGCTGGGCTCCCCAGCCCGCCTGGCTTCCCAGCTGCTGGGCGATGAGCTGCTCCTCGCCAAACTGCCCCCCAGCCGGGAAAGTGCCTTCCGCAGCCTGGGCCCACTGGAGGCCCAGGACTCACTCTACAACTCGCCCCTCACAGAGTCCTGCCTTTCTCCCGCTGAGGAGGAGCCAGCCCCCTGCAAGGACTGCCAGCCGCTCTGCCTGCCACCAGCGAGCAGCTGGGAACGGCAGCGGCAAGCCTCTGACGTAGCTTCTTCTGGGGTGGTGTCCTTAGATGAGGATGAGGTGGAGCCAGAGGAACAGTGA
- the FAM131A gene encoding protein FAM131A isoform X1 translates to MPMISVLGKMFLWQREGPGGRWTCQTSRRVASDPAWAVEWIELPRGLSLSSLGSARTLRGWSRSSRPSSVDSQDLPEVNVGDTIAMLPKSRRALTIQEIAALARSSLHGISQVVKDHVTKPTAMAQGRVAHLIEWKGWSKPSDSPAALESAFSSYSDLSEGEQEARFAAGVAEQFAIAEAKLRAWSSVDGEDSTDESYDEDFAGGTDSDLAGQLPLGPHFQDLFTGHRFSRPVRQGSVEPESDCSQTVSPETLCSSLCSLEDGLLGSPARLASQLLGDELLLAKLPPSRESAFRSLGPLEAQDSLYNSPLTESCLSPAEEEPAPCKDCQPLCLPPASSWERQRQASDVASSGVVSLDEDEVEPEEQ, encoded by the exons ATGCCTATGATTTCTGTGCTGGGCAAAATGTTTCTGTGGCAGCGTGAAGGGCCTGGAGGACGATGGACTTGTCAGACAAGTCGAAGAG TGGCCTCGGACCCCGCGTGGGCTGTGGAGTGGATTGAACTTCCTCGAGGCCTCTCCCTGTCTTCTTTGGGATCTGCTCGGACTCTCCGAGGCTGGAGCCGGTCCTCCCGCCCTTCCTCAGTGGACAGCCAGGACTTGCCAGAG GTGAATGTTGGAGACACAATCGCAATGCTGCCCAAGTCCCGGAGAGCCCTAACTATCCAGGAGATTGCTGCGCTGGCCAGATCCTCGCTGCATG GtatttcccaggtggtgaaggACCACGTGACCAAGcccactgccatggcccagggcCGAGTGGCTCACCTCATTGAGTGGAAGGGTTGGAGCAAGCCAAGTGACTCGCCTGCTGCCCTGGAATCAGCCTTTTCCTCCTATTCGGACCTCAGTGAGGGTGAACAGGAGGCTCGCTTTGCAGCAG GAGTGGCTGAGCAATTCGCCATTGCAGAAGCCAAGCTCCGGGCATGGTCTTCGGTGGACGGCGAGGACTCCACTGATGAATCCTATGATGAAGACTTTGCTGGGGGAACTGACTCAG ACCTGGCTGGGCAACTGCCCCTGGGGCCCCACTTCCAGGACCTCTTCACCGGCCACAGATTCTCCCGGCCTGTGCGCCAGGGCTCCGTGGAACCTGAGAGCGACTGCTCGCAGACCGTGTCCCCAGAGACCCTGTGCTCTAGTCTCTGCAGCCTGGAGGACGGGTTGCTGGGCTCCCCAGCCCGCCTGGCTTCCCAGCTGCTGGGCGATGAGCTGCTCCTCGCCAAACTGCCCCCCAGCCGGGAAAGTGCCTTCCGCAGCCTGGGCCCACTGGAGGCCCAGGACTCACTCTACAACTCGCCCCTCACAGAGTCCTGCCTTTCTCCCGCTGAGGAGGAGCCAGCCCCCTGCAAGGACTGCCAGCCGCTCTGCCTGCCACCAGCGAGCAGCTGGGAACGGCAGCGGCAAGCCTCTGACGTAGCTTCTTCTGGGGTGGTGTCCTTAGATGAGGATGAGGTGGAGCCAGAGGAACAGTGA
- the FAM131A gene encoding protein FAM131A isoform X2 — translation MGCIGSRSPASQVASDPAWAVEWIELPRGLSLSSLGSARTLRGWSRSSRPSSVDSQDLPEVNVGDTIAMLPKSRRALTIQEIAALARSSLHGISQVVKDHVTKPTAMAQGRVAHLIEWKGWSKPSDSPAALESAFSSYSDLSEGEQEARFAAGVAEQFAIAEAKLRAWSSVDGEDSTDESYDEDFAGGTDSDLAGQLPLGPHFQDLFTGHRFSRPVRQGSVEPESDCSQTVSPETLCSSLCSLEDGLLGSPARLASQLLGDELLLAKLPPSRESAFRSLGPLEAQDSLYNSPLTESCLSPAEEEPAPCKDCQPLCLPPASSWERQRQASDVASSGVVSLDEDEVEPEEQ, via the exons ATGGGCTGTATCGGCTCCCGGAGCCCGGCGAGTCAGG TGGCCTCGGACCCCGCGTGGGCTGTGGAGTGGATTGAACTTCCTCGAGGCCTCTCCCTGTCTTCTTTGGGATCTGCTCGGACTCTCCGAGGCTGGAGCCGGTCCTCCCGCCCTTCCTCAGTGGACAGCCAGGACTTGCCAGAG GTGAATGTTGGAGACACAATCGCAATGCTGCCCAAGTCCCGGAGAGCCCTAACTATCCAGGAGATTGCTGCGCTGGCCAGATCCTCGCTGCATG GtatttcccaggtggtgaaggACCACGTGACCAAGcccactgccatggcccagggcCGAGTGGCTCACCTCATTGAGTGGAAGGGTTGGAGCAAGCCAAGTGACTCGCCTGCTGCCCTGGAATCAGCCTTTTCCTCCTATTCGGACCTCAGTGAGGGTGAACAGGAGGCTCGCTTTGCAGCAG GAGTGGCTGAGCAATTCGCCATTGCAGAAGCCAAGCTCCGGGCATGGTCTTCGGTGGACGGCGAGGACTCCACTGATGAATCCTATGATGAAGACTTTGCTGGGGGAACTGACTCAG ACCTGGCTGGGCAACTGCCCCTGGGGCCCCACTTCCAGGACCTCTTCACCGGCCACAGATTCTCCCGGCCTGTGCGCCAGGGCTCCGTGGAACCTGAGAGCGACTGCTCGCAGACCGTGTCCCCAGAGACCCTGTGCTCTAGTCTCTGCAGCCTGGAGGACGGGTTGCTGGGCTCCCCAGCCCGCCTGGCTTCCCAGCTGCTGGGCGATGAGCTGCTCCTCGCCAAACTGCCCCCCAGCCGGGAAAGTGCCTTCCGCAGCCTGGGCCCACTGGAGGCCCAGGACTCACTCTACAACTCGCCCCTCACAGAGTCCTGCCTTTCTCCCGCTGAGGAGGAGCCAGCCCCCTGCAAGGACTGCCAGCCGCTCTGCCTGCCACCAGCGAGCAGCTGGGAACGGCAGCGGCAAGCCTCTGACGTAGCTTCTTCTGGGGTGGTGTCCTTAGATGAGGATGAGGTGGAGCCAGAGGAACAGTGA